A window from Candidatus Arthromitus sp. SFB-rat-Yit encodes these proteins:
- a CDS encoding TrmH family RNA methyltransferase, whose product MNYISSLENKLFKEIMSLKVRKNRYKSKLYLIEGIRFVEEAIKNNCEINYVIISESKKDYIIDRFNFKDGLFNVIVFSDELFEKVKQTEKTQGIIACLKIRDTFKKFDFNEGIYFLIDKIQDPGNLGTIIRTAVAVNALGIILIKGSVDIYNDKVLRSTMGSIFKININFIESYLELNEFIENDFKLVIADAYSDNNYYHVDLKGKIILAIGNEGNGISDEVKNFPHIKVRIPMCNDLESLNVAQALSIIAFERVRQLDI is encoded by the coding sequence TAAGTAGTTTAGAAAATAAACTTTTTAAAGAAATCATGAGTTTAAAAGTTCGGAAGAACAGATATAAAAGTAAGTTGTATCTTATAGAAGGAATAAGATTTGTGGAAGAAGCTATTAAAAATAACTGTGAGATAAATTATGTAATAATTTCTGAGTCGAAGAAGGATTATATAATTGATAGATTTAATTTTAAAGATGGCTTATTTAATGTTATAGTTTTTTCAGATGAGTTATTTGAAAAGGTCAAGCAAACAGAAAAAACTCAGGGGATAATTGCATGTTTAAAAATTAGGGATACTTTTAAAAAATTTGATTTTAATGAAGGAATATACTTTTTAATTGATAAAATTCAAGATCCAGGGAATTTAGGAACTATAATTAGGACTGCTGTTGCTGTTAATGCTTTAGGCATTATATTAATAAAAGGAAGTGTTGATATATATAATGATAAAGTTTTAAGATCAACAATGGGTTCTATTTTTAAGATAAATATTAATTTTATAGAGAGCTATTTAGAATTAAATGAGTTTATAGAAAATGATTTTAAGCTTGTTATAGCTGATGCTTATAGTGATAATAATTATTATCATGTAGATTTAAAAGGTAAGATTATTTTAGCTATTGGAAATGAGGGGAATGGTATTTCCGATGAGGTTAAGAATTTTCCTCATATTAAAGTTCGTATTCCTATGTGTAATGATCTTGAATCTTTAAACGTTGCTCAAGCACTTAGCATTATTGCCTTTGAGCGTGTTAGACAATTAGATATATAA
- the pheS gene encoding phenylalanine--tRNA ligase subunit alpha produces the protein MKEKLEQLLNSVIDQLRSVDSICKFEELRVRYLGKKSELSNVLKNMKNLSNEEKISTGKIINKIKKKMEAKFSETFEKIKNFEMEKKLKEEVIDITLPGKKISLGHKNPIQIVLDEIQEIFLNMGFVIEEGPDIDTEYYNFEALNIFKDHPARSEQDTFYIDDDHVLRTHTSTIQIRTMENKKPPIKIIAPGRVYRSDELDATHSPIFYQMEGLVVDKNINMAHLKFTLNKFIKLMFGSEIKTKFRAHHFPFTEPSAEMDVSCFACKGIGCSICKNSGYIEILGCGMVHPDVLRRCDIDPEEYSGFAFGFGIDRMVMLKYGIEDIRLLYESNLKFLSQF, from the coding sequence TTGAAAGAGAAATTAGAACAGCTACTTAATTCTGTAATTGATCAACTTAGAAGTGTTGATTCAATATGTAAATTTGAAGAATTAAGAGTTAGGTATTTAGGGAAAAAAAGTGAGTTATCAAATGTATTGAAAAATATGAAGAATTTGTCTAATGAAGAGAAAATTTCTACTGGGAAAATTATAAATAAGATAAAGAAGAAGATGGAAGCAAAATTTTCGGAAACTTTTGAAAAAATTAAGAATTTTGAAATGGAGAAAAAATTAAAGGAAGAAGTAATTGATATTACTTTGCCAGGTAAAAAAATATCTCTTGGTCATAAAAATCCAATTCAGATTGTTTTAGATGAAATACAAGAAATATTTCTAAATATGGGATTTGTGATTGAGGAAGGCCCGGATATTGACACTGAATATTATAATTTTGAGGCTTTAAATATTTTTAAAGATCATCCAGCTAGAAGTGAGCAAGATACTTTTTATATAGATGATGATCATGTTTTGAGAACACATACTTCTACTATACAAATTAGAACGATGGAAAATAAAAAGCCACCTATAAAGATTATTGCACCTGGACGTGTTTATAGATCAGATGAGTTAGATGCGACGCATTCTCCAATATTTTATCAGATGGAGGGACTTGTTGTAGATAAAAATATTAATATGGCTCATCTTAAGTTTACTCTAAATAAGTTTATAAAGCTTATGTTTGGTTCGGAAATAAAAACTAAGTTTAGAGCACATCATTTTCCATTTACAGAGCCTTCTGCTGAGATGGATGTTAGTTGTTTTGCTTGTAAAGGAATTGGTTGCTCTATTTGTAAAAATAGCGGTTATATTGAAATATTAGGTTGTGGTATGGTACATCCTGATGTTTTAAGAAGATGTGATATAGATCCTGAAGAGTATAGTGGCTTTGCTTTTGGTTTTGGTATAGATAGAATGGTGATGCTCAAGTATGGAATTGAGGATATAAGACTTTTATATGAAAGTAATTTAAAATTTTTATCTCAATTTTAA